In Leishmania donovani BPK282A1 complete genome, chromosome 35, the following are encoded in one genomic region:
- a CDS encoding ribulose-phosphate 3-epimerase, putative produces MTAKFNHLDKSTYPNGRNKKQPIVSIISPSLMVADQTKLLQESLDVLSDKGGSADWLHVDIVDGHLAPNFSFSPATVSDLRMHLPNTFLDCHLIVRDPIRWVDSFAKAGTSTFVFHYEATENPVAVCRKVREAGMVAGIALAPNTPAEVLFPIIDAGEVDMALVMCVQIGLAGQRFQIETVEKVRQLRQRYPHLLIQVDGSITLDTIDLVAAAGANAIVPGRAAFKSNDRKGSMERLRGSIQKHIAQRAASRL; encoded by the coding sequence ATGACCGCCAAGTTCAACCACCTGGACAAGTCCACCTACCCAAATGGCCGCAATAAGAAGCAGCCCATTGTCTCCATCATTTCGCCATCGCTGATGGTGGCGGACCAGAcaaagctgctgcaggagtcGCTGGACGTGCTGTCTGATAAGGGTGGCAGCGCCGATTGGCTTCACGTGGACATTGTGGACGGCCACTTGGCGCCGAACTTCAGCTTCTCCCCTGCTACAGTTTCGGACCTGCGCATGCATCTGCCGAACACGTTCCTGGACTGCCATCTGATTGTTCGCGACCCCATCCGCTGGGTCGACTCCTTTGCGAAGGCTGGCACTTCGACGTTCGTGTTCCATTACGAGGCCACCGAGAACCCTGTCGCCGTCTGCCGCAAGGTACGCGAGGCCGGCATGGTCGCTGGAATCGCTCTTGCCCCCAACACGCCGGCGGAAGTGCTGTTCCCCATCATCGATGCTGGCGAGGTCGACATGGCCCTTGTCATGTGTGTGCAGATCGGGCTTGCCGGGCAGCGGTTCCAGATCGAGAcggtggagaaggtgcgccagctgcgccagcgctaTCCTCACCTCCTGATCCAGGTGGACGGCTCCATCACATTGGACACGATTGAcctcgttgctgctgccggcgcgaaCGCCATTGTGCCTGGCCGCGCTGCCTTCAAGTCGAATGACCGCAAGGGCAGCATGGAGAGGCTCCGAGGCAGCATCCAGAAGCACATCGCACAGCGTGCTGCGAGCCGTCTGTAG